Proteins encoded together in one Chitinophaga varians window:
- a CDS encoding acetyl-CoA C-acyltransferase gives MDLWEGHRTTRKQEKAGRRQRSRGKSGSGKKEFYIADNNKINKINMQVAYIVDAVRTPIGRYGGLLSTVRPDDMLAHVLKALIDRNPSIDPAAIEDVIAGAANQAGEDNRDVARMAALLAGLPVTVGGNTVNRLCSSGLQAIMDASRAIMCGDGEIYLAGGVESMTRAPFVMSKADGPFSRKAEIFDTTIGWRFTNPQLAAMHHPYSMGETAENVARQWQIGREEQDRFALRSQQLYAEAEKAGRWKDELIPITAASGKEQVLVSRDEHPRETTLEKLASLRPAFAKDGSVTAGNSSGINDGAAAVMIVSENALQRFNLKPLAMVRAMAVAGVDPAIMGIGPVPATQKALQRAGLTIDQLQLAEFNEAFAVQALACMRDLGINPDMVNVNGGAIAIGHPLGCSGARITTTLLHEMKRRPEARYGLATMCVGVGQGAAMIFEKC, from the coding sequence ATGGATTTATGGGAGGGGCACCGGACTACCAGAAAACAGGAAAAAGCCGGTCGCCGGCAACGGAGCCGGGGAAAAAGTGGCAGCGGGAAAAAAGAGTTTTATATTGCAGATAACAACAAAATCAACAAAATCAACATGCAAGTCGCTTACATTGTAGACGCAGTACGTACGCCCATAGGCCGCTATGGTGGCCTGCTGAGTACCGTCCGCCCGGACGATATGCTGGCCCATGTACTGAAAGCCCTGATAGACAGGAACCCTTCCATAGACCCGGCAGCCATTGAAGATGTAATTGCCGGCGCTGCCAACCAGGCTGGTGAAGACAACCGCGACGTGGCCAGGATGGCCGCACTGCTGGCCGGTTTACCGGTAACGGTGGGCGGCAATACGGTGAACCGCCTCTGTTCTTCCGGCCTGCAGGCCATTATGGACGCTTCCCGCGCCATCATGTGCGGCGACGGTGAGATATACCTGGCAGGCGGCGTGGAAAGCATGACCCGCGCGCCTTTTGTCATGAGCAAGGCCGACGGCCCCTTCAGCCGCAAAGCAGAAATCTTTGATACGACCATTGGATGGCGTTTTACCAATCCGCAGCTGGCGGCCATGCATCATCCCTATTCCATGGGAGAGACCGCCGAAAATGTGGCGCGCCAGTGGCAGATAGGACGGGAAGAGCAGGACCGTTTTGCCCTGCGCAGCCAGCAGCTGTACGCTGAAGCGGAGAAAGCCGGCCGCTGGAAGGATGAACTGATACCAATTACCGCTGCGTCCGGCAAGGAGCAGGTGCTGGTTTCACGGGACGAACATCCCCGGGAAACAACGCTGGAGAAACTGGCCAGCCTGCGTCCGGCATTTGCGAAAGACGGTTCGGTGACAGCCGGTAATTCTTCCGGCATCAATGATGGCGCCGCCGCAGTGATGATCGTCTCGGAGAATGCCCTGCAGCGTTTTAACCTGAAGCCGCTGGCGATGGTACGCGCCATGGCCGTGGCGGGCGTAGACCCTGCCATTATGGGCATCGGGCCGGTGCCGGCTACCCAAAAGGCTTTGCAGCGTGCCGGCCTTACCATAGACCAGCTGCAGCTGGCCGAATTTAATGAAGCCTTTGCGGTACAGGCGCTGGCCTGTATGCGCGACCTGGGGATCAACCCCGATATGGTGAATGTGAATGGAGGCGCCATCGCGATAGGCCACCCGCTGGGATGCAGCGGCGCCCGCATTACCACTACACTGTTACATGAAATGAAACGGCGGCCGGAAGCACGCTACGGCCTCGCTACCATGTGTGTGGGCGTAGGTCAGGGTGCTGCGATGATCTTTGAAAAGTGTTGA
- the rlmN gene encoding 23S rRNA (adenine(2503)-C(2))-methyltransferase RlmN: MKSDKKNIRHLSLPALQEYFGSIDEKAFRAKQVYEWLWLRHATSFEAMTNLSKDLRHKLEENFVLPAVKVDATQHSNDGTIKSRFRLHDNHLVEGVLIPTDTRQTACVSSQVGCSLSCKFCATGYMDRKRNLDFDEIYDEVALINQQALEHNGKKLTNIVFMGMGEPLLNYKNVLQSIERITAPDGLGMSPKRVTVSTAGVAKMIRQLGDDQVRFNLALSLHAANDKKRSEIMPINDSNNLKELIAALNHFYKATGNEISFEYILFRDFNDSKQDADELIKIYRQVPADLVNIIEYNPIDNARFQKPDAETAEDFMDYLAKNRVNARLRRSRGKDIDAACGQLANKG, encoded by the coding sequence ATGAAGTCTGACAAGAAAAATATCCGGCACTTAAGTCTGCCAGCATTACAAGAATATTTTGGGTCTATTGATGAAAAGGCCTTCCGTGCGAAACAGGTGTATGAATGGCTCTGGTTGCGCCATGCTACCAGCTTTGAAGCGATGACAAACCTGTCTAAAGACCTCCGTCACAAACTGGAGGAAAATTTTGTGCTGCCTGCCGTAAAGGTGGACGCCACACAGCACAGCAACGACGGCACTATCAAAAGCCGTTTCCGTTTACACGACAATCACCTGGTGGAAGGGGTGCTTATTCCCACTGATACCCGTCAAACTGCCTGTGTATCTTCACAGGTAGGCTGCAGTCTCAGCTGTAAGTTCTGTGCTACCGGTTACATGGACCGCAAGCGTAACCTGGATTTTGACGAAATATACGATGAAGTGGCGCTGATCAATCAGCAAGCCCTGGAGCACAACGGAAAGAAACTGACCAACATCGTATTCATGGGCATGGGAGAACCTTTGCTCAACTACAAAAATGTGTTGCAGTCCATCGAGCGGATCACTGCTCCTGACGGCCTGGGCATGTCCCCTAAACGGGTCACCGTATCTACTGCCGGCGTTGCTAAAATGATCCGCCAGCTGGGAGATGACCAGGTGCGCTTTAACCTCGCCCTGTCTTTACACGCCGCCAACGACAAAAAACGCAGCGAAATCATGCCTATCAACGATTCCAACAACCTGAAGGAATTGATCGCGGCATTGAATCACTTCTATAAGGCCACCGGCAACGAGATCTCATTTGAATATATCCTCTTCCGGGATTTCAATGACTCCAAACAGGACGCCGACGAACTGATAAAAATCTATCGTCAGGTACCTGCCGACCTGGTGAACATTATCGAATACAACCCGATTGACAACGCCCGCTTCCAGAAGCCTGATGCTGAAACCGCTGAGGACTTCATGGACTATCTCGCTAAAAACCGTGTGAATGCAAGGTTGCGCCGGAGCCGTGGTAAAGACATCGATGCCGCCTGCGGACAGCTGGCCAATAAAGGTTAA
- a CDS encoding pseudouridine synthase yields the protein MKKKQPAKKGPAPFKGRKTDNTDKPAAGNRNRSSFDGERPGRASAKDNAGEAPVQRKRTYSNDGTAGFRKRTSDNSEQPFRKRSFGDKDFSKEDKTPRKRSFGDKDFSKEDKPAFRKRSFGDNDFSKEDKPAFRKRSFGDKDSSKEDKPAFRKRSFGDKDSSREENTPRKRAFGDGKQPVRKGFASDDRNNDEKPASRKRTYGDKKPFGKKTDNYARKDESSFHGDFNDSKGGPKKETPSGFNRKKFFDRTNDRFTEKQERRMASRASGTGNQSASGHKKEARESKESAFAPGEMPLNKYIAHCGLCSRRKAVDFIKEGKVTVNGTVVTEPATKVTGADTVTLADKKINLTKNLLYILLNKPKGFITTTDDPEGRKTVMDLIKDATGEERVYPVGRLDRNTSGLLLLTNDGELAQTLAHPKHNIKKIYQVELDKPLTKNDFEQIIAGLTLEDGVAFVDALGYVDPKDKKQIGIEIHSGKNRIVRRIFEHLSYNVEKLDRVMYAGLTKKTLNRGQWRYLNEKEVILLKHFKK from the coding sequence ATGAAGAAGAAACAACCTGCTAAGAAGGGCCCGGCTCCTTTTAAAGGAAGAAAAACGGACAACACAGACAAACCGGCAGCAGGCAACCGCAACCGCTCCTCCTTTGATGGTGAAAGGCCTGGAAGAGCATCTGCAAAAGACAACGCAGGAGAAGCACCTGTTCAACGTAAACGTACCTACAGCAATGACGGCACCGCCGGCTTCCGCAAACGCACGTCCGATAACAGCGAACAGCCTTTCCGCAAGCGCAGCTTTGGTGATAAGGATTTCTCCAAAGAAGATAAAACTCCCCGCAAACGCAGCTTTGGCGATAAAGATTTTTCCAAAGAAGATAAACCTGCTTTCCGTAAGCGCAGCTTTGGTGACAACGATTTCTCCAAAGAAGATAAACCCGCTTTCCGTAAACGCAGCTTTGGTGATAAAGATTCCTCCAAAGAAGATAAACCCGCTTTCCGTAAGCGCAGCTTTGGTGATAAAGATTCCTCCAGGGAAGAAAATACTCCCCGCAAGCGCGCCTTCGGTGATGGCAAACAACCCGTACGCAAAGGATTTGCCAGCGACGACCGTAACAACGACGAAAAACCGGCCTCCCGTAAACGCACTTACGGCGACAAAAAACCTTTCGGCAAAAAAACCGACAACTACGCCCGCAAAGATGAAAGCTCCTTCCACGGAGATTTCAATGATTCAAAAGGTGGTCCCAAAAAGGAAACACCCAGCGGCTTTAACCGCAAAAAATTCTTTGACCGCACCAACGACCGGTTTACCGAAAAACAGGAAAGACGCATGGCTTCCAGGGCCTCCGGCACTGGTAACCAGAGCGCTTCCGGCCATAAAAAAGAAGCCAGGGAAAGCAAGGAAAGCGCTTTCGCTCCGGGCGAAATGCCGCTGAACAAATACATTGCTCACTGTGGACTGTGCTCCCGCCGCAAGGCAGTCGACTTTATCAAAGAAGGTAAAGTGACCGTCAACGGTACGGTAGTGACAGAACCTGCTACTAAAGTCACTGGTGCAGACACCGTTACACTGGCCGATAAAAAAATCAACCTGACTAAAAACCTGCTGTATATCCTGCTCAACAAGCCCAAGGGTTTTATCACCACCACTGATGACCCCGAAGGCCGCAAAACCGTGATGGACCTGATCAAAGACGCAACCGGTGAAGAAAGGGTATATCCTGTAGGCCGTCTTGACCGCAACACCTCCGGATTGCTGTTGCTCACCAACGATGGTGAACTGGCGCAGACATTGGCACATCCTAAACACAACATCAAAAAAATATACCAGGTAGAGCTCGACAAACCGCTTACCAAAAATGATTTTGAACAGATCATTGCCGGTCTTACCCTGGAAGATGGCGTAGCCTTCGTAGATGCGTTAGGTTATGTAGATCCCAAGGACAAAAAGCAGATTGGTATTGAGATCCATAGCGGCAAAAACCGTATCGTGCGCCGTATTTTTGAGCACCTTTCCTACAATGTGGAAAAGCTGGACCGCGTGATGTATGCCGGCCTCACCAAGAAGACGCTCAACCGTGGCCAATGGCGTTATCTCAATGAAAAAGAAGTGATCCTGCTGAAACATTTTAAAAAATAA
- a CDS encoding peroxiredoxin, which translates to MSLRLGDTAPNFKAKTTIGEIDFYEYLGDSWGVLFSHPADFTPVCTTELGKTALLNGEFAKRNVKVLALSVDPLDKHLSWIGDINETQHCDVTFPIIADEDKTVANLYGMIHPNASETFTVRSLFIIGPDKKVKLTITYPASTGRNFNEVLRVIDSLQLTAKYSVATPADWKDGEDVIVTAAVPTAEIPERFPKGHKIIKPYLRTTPQPNK; encoded by the coding sequence ATGAGTTTAAGACTGGGCGATACTGCTCCCAATTTCAAAGCTAAGACCACAATAGGAGAAATAGATTTCTACGAATATCTCGGCGACAGCTGGGGCGTTCTGTTCTCTCATCCTGCTGATTTTACCCCCGTTTGTACAACTGAGCTCGGTAAAACCGCGCTCCTGAATGGCGAATTCGCCAAAAGGAACGTTAAAGTGCTGGCACTCAGTGTAGATCCGCTTGATAAACACCTGAGCTGGATAGGAGATATTAACGAAACGCAACATTGTGACGTAACTTTTCCTATTATTGCAGATGAAGATAAAACAGTGGCCAACCTTTACGGCATGATCCACCCGAACGCTTCAGAAACATTTACCGTAAGATCTCTGTTTATCATTGGTCCCGATAAAAAAGTAAAACTGACGATCACCTACCCGGCCTCTACCGGCAGGAACTTCAACGAAGTTTTACGCGTAATCGACTCCCTGCAGCTGACCGCTAAATACAGCGTAGCTACACCAGCCGACTGGAAAGATGGAGAAGATGTTATTGTTACGGCGGCAGTGCCCACCGCAGAAATTCCGGAACGTTTCCCGAAAGGCCATAAAATCATCAAGCCTTATCTGAGAACAACACCACAGCCTAACAAATAA
- a CDS encoding RluA family pseudouridine synthase, translating into MRLEEHILLETPDFVVVNKPSGMLTLPDRHDNELTSLIAVMKKAYGEIFTVHRLDRDTSGIILFARNEAAHKYFSQLFESRDVEKYYLGLVHGVPMPEKGSINEGIMEHPVQKGKMVTNRKGKASLTDYEVLESFGLYSLVRWRIHTGRTHQIRVHMKHLGHPIAVDELYGSPQPVLLSSIKKKFKLGKHTEEERPLLSRLALHAAMLVFKDPSGKTYTIEAPLPKDIHAVVNQLRKHR; encoded by the coding sequence GTGCGATTAGAAGAGCATATTTTACTGGAGACTCCTGATTTTGTTGTTGTTAATAAGCCTTCCGGCATGCTTACGCTGCCGGACCGGCACGATAACGAACTGACGTCCCTGATAGCCGTCATGAAGAAGGCTTATGGGGAAATATTTACCGTTCACCGCCTGGACCGCGACACCAGTGGCATCATTTTGTTTGCCCGCAATGAAGCGGCCCATAAGTATTTCTCCCAGCTGTTTGAAAGCCGTGATGTGGAGAAATATTACCTCGGCCTGGTACATGGCGTGCCCATGCCGGAAAAAGGTTCTATCAACGAAGGCATTATGGAGCATCCGGTGCAGAAAGGCAAGATGGTGACCAACCGTAAGGGCAAAGCTTCCCTCACTGACTATGAAGTGTTGGAATCCTTTGGCCTCTACAGTCTGGTAAGATGGCGGATACATACCGGTCGTACTCACCAGATCAGGGTGCATATGAAACATCTCGGTCACCCGATTGCGGTAGATGAATTGTATGGCAGTCCCCAGCCGGTGTTATTGTCTTCTATTAAGAAAAAATTCAAACTGGGCAAACATACCGAAGAAGAAAGACCGCTGCTGTCCAGACTGGCGCTGCATGCAGCCATGCTGGTTTTCAAGGACCCTTCCGGTAAAACGTATACCATAGAGGCGCCGTTGCCCAAAGATATCCATGCTGTGGTGAACCAACTCAGGAAACACCGATAA